Genomic segment of Triticum aestivum cultivar Chinese Spring chromosome 6A, IWGSC CS RefSeq v2.1, whole genome shotgun sequence:
TAGCCAGCTATGGCGTCGTCGTTGCCGTCTTCTTCTTGTTGGCATTCCATGGTGTTGGTGGCCatgttggtggtggtggtcgtggatcAGATGGCCATGGCGTACATGTACGACGACATCGAGATCGTGTGGGGCGACGACCACAGCTTCTTCTACatggacgacgccggcgacgacgagaTCCTCGCGCTCTGCCTCGACCAGACCCACGGCTCGGGGTTCCACTCCAAGGAGGCGTACCTCTACGCCCGCTTCGACGTCGACCTCATGCTCGTCCCCGACAACTCCGCCGGCACGGTCACCACGCTATACGTAAGTCCGTCGATCGATCTCCGTCCGCCGCCACGCCAATACGCCATGTCAGGGCGCGGTCACCGTGCCCCGCGTTTATCCATTGGCGGCGAAATATTAAGAATGTGATCGGCGCGTGCAGCTGATGCCGGAGGACGTGCCGTGGGATTACCACGACGAGGTGGACCTGGAGTTCCTGGGCAACGTCACCGGCGAGCCCTACACGCTCCACACCAACATCTTCGCCAACGGCGTGGGCAACCGCGAGGAGCAGTTCCGCCTCTGGTTCGACCCCGCCGCCGGCTTCCACACCTACTCCATCGACTGGAACCCCAAGCGCATCACGATCCTGGTGGACGGCGTGCCGATCCGGAGCTTCAGGAACAAGGAGGAGCACGGGGTGCCGTTCCCGACGTGGCAGAAGATGCGGCTGCACGGGAGCCTCTGGAACGCCGACGACTGGGCGACGCAGGGGGGCCGCGTCAAGACAGACTGGTCGGAGGCGCCATTCTTCGCCCACTACCGCAACCTCCGCGTGTCCTGGTGCCGGCCGCCGCCGGGGGTGGCGTGGTGCGGCGACGAGCCGCCGGGGTCGACGTGGTTCGACCGGGGCCTCGACGCGGCGGCGCTGCGGCGGGCGCGCGACGCCCACATGATCTACGACTACTGCAAGGACGTCCAGCGGTACAGGTGGTCGGGGCTCCCCAAGGAATGCGTCGtggagtagttgcatgatttctcTTGTAGGTTTATGTCTAGATTAAGAACTAGCTGGACTTTTTTTTTAATCTTTAGAAGTTCCATTGCAGAATATATTTATCTATAGAAATGAGAATTACATAAGTGCCACAAAAGTTTGGCCTTCTGCGTTGGTCTTGAAGTAGTTAAAGCAAGTAACGCAGACGATCAACAATTTAACTGACCCCTCTTGAGCTGGATGCTAAGTGAAAACAAATGAATGATCCTGGTGTAAATATGAGTATTGCTTGTTGTGAACATGGTTTTGTACGTTTAACTTAAAAAGGATCGATATACCAAAGATAATATGCACTTATTAAGTTACTTTTGATGTGATTTGATATGAAAAGAGAACATATAAATCCAATACTAGACATACACAATATGCCACAATATTTCCCAAAAGGAATTATTACCTAATGAAGGGTACTTCTACCTAACTGCACACAGGTACCACTAAACTTCCAAAATTATCAGATCCATTTGACACCAACCAGCATCCTCCCTGAGAAGCAAATACCGTTCGGACAAACAACTTTATTTCTGTATAAACTCATCGTTCAACTGCAACTAATGGCAAGCTGCAAATAACAAGCTTCCATGATCTGCCGACAGTTTACGCACAACCTGGTTTCTGAAGGCCAAATAACTTCCATAAAGCTAAAATGTACCACCACTTATAAACACAATTCTGGGTACCAACACTAGAAATGCAGGGCATATCAATGTCCAAATCTGAGAAACTATTCAAAGCAGATCCAACTGTTCATGCCAATGCTGAAGAAATCAAGCTCTTACCGAGCTAATGCCAGCGACAACCAAGGAGCAGTGGAATGTTGTTGATCAACCaaggaattttcttttgaaaatgACGTTAGCGGAGCACACTGTTTAGCCCAAATAGGAAGCACCTGAGGTTTCTGTAGAGCCTGCCTGGGCCAAATGGAATTGATGAGCCTGAACTGAAAATTCAGTTCCAGCCAGTCCTGTGAAACCATTTCAGCCAGTCCTTTGCCCTTGATTCAGCTTCATCTTCTCAACTTCATGTCGTCTTCTTTTCGGCATTTCCGCCAGCTCAAACAAAGTTTGTTTGCAGCAGAGGCCAGCAACGAAAACGAAAAACGACAGTGCCACACATATAGATTCAAGGACGGAGAGGGTAACAGCGAGTGAGGGCAACATGATTGAATTAGTAATAGTCAGTCCACAAGAGCACAAATCCAGCATTTACAGCTCAAGACAGCAAGCAATACATGAGAGCCCGCTGAGGACTGCTACTCGGCACCAGTTTCTCAGATGTTCATTTGTATGTGTCCAGCAACAGCTATAGAAAAAAGGAAAGAGAACGCTTCCAGATCTCTATCAACATTCGGGTCCATTTGACCTCGCCAAAAAGCATCATCGCCCGCGCACCGCAAGCATCAGGGCACCATTCGTCGCCCACTGGATTCCGCAGTCTAAAATGGACGCCAGTGGCTGGAGGAGGACTGACAGAGCGACGCCCAGGTGGCCCGGTGCCTTCGCTAGTTCTTCCTGCGCTTGTCCCTGGGGGAGACCATGGCGGTCGACTCCGATACGTCCTGCAGCTCAAGCATCGACTGAGATCTTGTGTGGGCTGGGAACAGCAGCTCCGGTGGACGAGGAGCAGGTGGGGAAGCATAGGCGCCCATGGCGTTGCCAGGCTTCCTGTGCGAGCGCCGGGAAGGCAGCTTCTGAGCTTCATCATCGCTGCCGCTGTTGCTACCTGAGCTGCTTGTGGCGGCCGGAGACAATGTCATCCTCCTGCAAGTCGTGGGGCTGTCCGCTACATCATCTTCAGGGTACACCTCTTTGCTCTGTGCTTTGCCCCACTTGAAACTGAACGGGAGAAGACCTTTGCGCTTCCTGGGGGATGGGGTTTCTGGCTTCGGAAGGCCCTTCACCGGTGGGGGAGATGGGATCACAGCAACTGGAGGCTTTGCGAAAGATCCGGACTTGCCATTGTAGAACTTGGATACCCCTTTCCTGCCATACAGAAGAAGATTGCTCAGCAAAGTGGAAGATCTGTAAATATCATGAAGCATAAAGTCTCTCGACTAAGATATTATCTGATAAGTGCAAGAATTTATAGACAAGAACAATCTCCAGGCTGCTCACGGGTAACAAAAAGACAAAATTAAGTTGCCAGATCAACTACATAGACAAATCACTGAGTATTTTAATGACACAGTTCCACAAATATTTAACATATACAATGAGCTACCTGACAAAAGCATGTGAAAGAAGATCGTGCTATATGTTTAATGATCGCGTTACTGTGTTAAGATACATCGAATTGCGCCCTGTTTGCACATGACTTGATCACCACCTTGATCCTACAGCATCTACGCACATTTGCTGATGGCAAGAGCCAACAAGTACCATTAAACTAGTAAAAAAGCGTACCAAGATCATAGTACTGTAGAAAATTGAAGAGAAACTAAGGCTGGTCCCTAGATTACATGTGAAAAGTTAGCGCGCCCATTCTTTGCTCTCATAAATTTAAGAgtaaaaatatgataaacatcCTGGTAAGATAAATGACTGCATTCAGGTTTATGTATACACAAACAGAGGAATGATTCATATTCAGATGGTTAATTGAAAGTATAGCAACCACCGACATCACTGTATCAGAGAGCTGTGTCTACCATTTGTAAGTATCAATAACTAATGCTGCGGGGTTTCCGAAAACCAATATTATTGACCTTTTCATCTAATTGATCGTAGTGGTTTTATGAATAAACATGCAGAATGGATGGTGCATTACTTTTGGCAAGTTGAATGCATGGACAGGATTGTCTTACTAACAGAACAAATTTCATTACTAAAGGGAGCATCCATTTTGACGACACAAAACAATCGTAATTCCGCAAGAGCACGATGTGTATGATGTCACGTCACATAAGCATAATTACCACAGCTTTCCAGCAAACTACTAATGGGACAGAACATAACACTAGGCAGTGTCACTAACCAGTCCAGCCTACCACACAGAACCTGGTAACACTATTCAACTTCAGCAGTACTGCCACTTATATGCTACAGCCAATTAAATACACAATGAACAGCCATGAACCATGAAGAACTGGAGATTCAATCTTTCTGTAGAGTTTGGACAAACACATATGACTGTGCCATTCTAAGATTAAAAGGAAGACACCAAGAACTTATAATTAGATAAAAGCAGTGTCAGCACTCCTAAGACAAGTATCACCAAAGCATACACAAAAGGTATCCAAAGCAATAAGCACCAAACCACTACTACACACAAAACATCCAGTCTATTCACTGAAACCTTTGCATCTCAAACTGTCCCAACTTGACAAGTCAAAGGAAACTCAGCATTCACAAATTAGTAGTTCAATTAAAGGCATTAATGCCGGTGAAACTATGTACTAGTTCAAGGACCGAAGAGCACACACGGTGCGGCGCCGTTGGTCGTAATGAACACCACCTACAATGTCAGAGCCTAATCTCTCCCCAACCACATTGGCTGCAAAGGGCCAAGGCACCACCACCAAGAACCACCCAGAACGCTAAACGAGCTCAGATTATCCACCTGTTCACCCCAAGACCGACAAGGAAATCCCCAAATTCGCTAACAGAAGCACGGGCCCGAGGATCGGGAACTAAATTACCTCGCTGAAATCACTTCAAGACCGCCCACCCAAGAAGAGATGGGGAACTAATGAGAACCTAACGCGCATTCCCCGGCTAATAAAACCGATCAAGAACCGTCGCGTCGGTCCGGACGGCCGAGGAAACCTGCAGCATTTCCGCACGGGGAACACGCGGGGCGGGACCAAGAACGGCCGCGTCCGCCCACATTACCCCCGAATCGCCCGGCGGGGCCGCCGAGAAACGCCCGGCGCCGACCGAGGCCCAAGATCCGCGCTCCGTGGCGAggctgggggagggggaggggggaagcgGGGAAGCGGGGGAGGGGGGCGCTCACCTGAAGGGCAGGGCCTCGTTGAGCGCGTCCATGGTGTCGAAGGGCCCCTTGTAGTTGCtctgcacctcgccgtcgccgccctcgacctcctcgCCGTCCCACTCCCACTGCGCCGCCGCGGCCGGGCTGTCGCTGTCCCGCCCCCCCGACGAGCCGCCGCGCCCGCccgaggccggcggcgaggcgtAGGCGCCGCAGCGCGCGGCGCGGCCGAACCgggcgcccccgccgccgccggccagcccGGGCCCGCTCTTCAGCGCGATCGACATGGCCCCGCGCCGCGCTCCGCTGCTCTGCTCCGCTCTTCCGCCGCTCCGCTCACATGCAACGGAAGGCGCCcccctttttttttctctctctctctcgctcgcacGCGCACGCCGCACGCTGCAGGAGGCTGCACGCCCACCGAAAAAGGGTACTGTAGTGAGgaccgggggaggggggggggggggcgacgctcCTCTGCCGTGCGCTACGTGCCGTtgggccactgacatgtgggccaggttcccaaaaggcccacatgtcagtgacagaacgGCAGGCTGCCGTACGTCAGAGGATCCTCATCCAGAGGGGGGCTGGTTCCTCTTTTTTTATGGGGTGGAGCCTAGACCTGGCCATGGGAAACCCGGCCCGGACGGCCCGGCCCGACCCGATCTaaaaaagcccgacccggcctgGCCCGACCTtgcccatgggccgggcttgggtctgatttttaggcccgatggccaggccgggccgggctcgggcctgccATATTTGCCATTTAACGAAGAGGCCCGACCCGTGGCCCGAGGCCCGTCGGGCTTTTTGACTGATGGGCCGAGCTCGGGCCTGAAATCTAGGCCCGACGgctgggccgggccgggctcgggcccaggtTTTTTGCAACGGGCTTTGTttggcccggcccgaagcccggcccggcccaacATTTGGCCAGGTATAGGTGGAGGGGGTTGGGGGTATTTATTCAGCACCAAAAAGAGGCttttccttctttgcttctttttctatatttttttgtttccacatgagtttttattttgttttggaaTAAGGTTTCTACATGAGCTTGCAGACCCCCCCACACAAATAATGCTGAATTGAAATCTCGGTCGACTTAGACTTAGCTGCCATGAGGAGAGAAAACCTTAGTCGATTTAAAATTAGCTGCGAGAGAGATAAAGAAATCTTAATCGACTTAAAATTAGCTGCGCGAGAGAGAAAATGCAAGACATATATAGTATTTGTTTATGAAAAAACTAGGGGCAAGATTGTAATAATACATTCCATTTTGCTTCCACCACAAAAGTAGGGCCTCCCCCTGCTGAACGCACGTCGCCAAAAAGCCCTGATGGGTTGGTTCCATCACAAAGAACCTGACCAGATGAACTCCGCTTGGTTCACTTCTCATAGCATTTGTAGTGGGTGAAGATGAGGATCTGAATCCTTTTTGCGACGATGTACCCAAAAGAGGCGGTTATGATAACCTTTAGTTTGGCTACTCAATTTGATATAGAAGGTATAAGATCTGGAGAGGTGTGCCATTGTTGTCCATATTGTTTGGAGATTGGCATGCCTGCATATATGTGCAACCGTCAAGCCTCGCCTTGACAGCCTCTAGACATGTTCTTATATACTATCGACCAAAGCATTCTCCTTCTTTGTCGCAACGTCAATATTTGTTCATATCACGTCTCCTCTACCCCCAAATTAAATATCATTACATCGACCATGCTCGGGCCTCCACCAACGAATTGATTGGCGATGCCACATGTCCACTTTTATTCATTTttttgacaagtattttcggacggagtaAGTGCATTGTAGTAAGGCATGAACTAAGAAACCTGGTTAGAAAAATCTATAAGAGAGGGCCAAGAACGTTTGGTCCATGGGTGTATATACACCCCATATAGAAAAATAGTAATTAAATCAATTAATTaaataatatttttgaaataaacttgacatTCCATTGTACTtgtaaaaaaattcacaaaaagaaaaaagaaccattgactcctttttagaaaaataaaaaattacgGCCAAAATAGCgcgaatagtgacctataatagcaatcATTCTTGTTTTCTTACCCTAAAGTCAATCTTGATTTTTCATTGCTGAAAagatatatactactccctctgccTTGTAATGTAAGAAGTTTTTTAACACTATGTAGTGTCAAAAAGCATTTtacattatgagacagagggagtaatgTAAAAAAAGTCACGTTTATTTTAGAAAAAACTTctaaacattttttttattttctcatttTAGATGTATGTATACCGAGGAACCAAAGGGCATTTCCCATAAGAGGGGTGCTATTTAGCTGCCGTCACAACTGAGATGTGAGGGGGTGTTCAATTTTATTGATTGAAGAAGATGGTACCGTGTCCTTTTTTTTTGTACAAAAAGACCCCCTACATGGGTTAAATTGCATCGAAATACATGCATCCATTCCACATGAATAGGCAATCCATGTCGTGTGAACAAACCGTGCAAGTAATCTTTTGAGTAGTGTATTGATTAGAACGATATAATAGATCAGTACGAACCACCTGAAAATGTGAAGGAAAAGCGGTGCATGCTTTCTAAAAGAGGAGGAGTTGGTTCAAAGACAACTGGACACGGCCCCATCTTTTCTAATGCAGCTAGGATTTTGCCAAAATGGATGGTGTAGTGTAGCTGCTCGCTGCTTCACATTTATTGAGCGCCCATTATCTTGGAAGGGGGACAGCAATGCAATAATGTCATGTTGCATATATGCACATTATGTATACGGTGTGCACTAAGGCTCTGTTCGGATTCTCTCCGCTCCCTCACTGCAGgtctgcaactcccagggcggaGGGAGCGCCAGCACAAAAGCAGGGAGTGGCTTGAAACCAACTCTCGAGCGGAGCGGAGTTTAAGAAATGGAAGAGTTTCCGAACAGGCACTAAATGTTTGGCTTTGTGTTATGTATGACGATGTACTTTTATTTATAGGAAACAACGACGTATGTAGAAACAATAGCAAGCACACGTGACACAAATAAACGCAACAAACAGTGGGCACAGCTGCTCGGAGACGAAACAACGAAGGGCATCGACCTGGCTTCGCGCATGTCGACAATCACAAACGCTTAACCTCGCGAAGCAAACCTCAGAAATCATTGTCGCCTTCGACACTGACCATAGTGTAGGACGTAAGCTGTTGAGATCGCCAAAGAAGTCGTGCGGTTAAGCTAATGCAGCAAGAAAAGGGATGCAGCGTGATGTAGGATATGACACCCACGCCGCAGAACAGAGTCAGAGCTTGCATAACCCTACTCACATAGTCACCGCCATGTTGCATCGTGGGAGAGGGGAACTCCATCCCCTCTTGCCCAAGCTCGTGGGGACATGGATTGCCATGAAGATGCAGCGCCATTGTAGAACACATGCCAACCGCCATCAGTTGCTTGTCATCCACACCATAGCCTTGATTGTCACCACACTGTGCAGCATCAGAAAACCTTGTCGCGCTCACCTTCCTTGGCGACCGTACGGGCTTGTCCCAAGACCACCTCTTTAATGAAGATGTATAATTGTCTCGGTTGCTTCAGACGATCACGATGAGTCGACGACAGCATTGATCATATAACAACACAAAACGATGCACAAAATGTGCAAAAGGATCAGCAACGTGCTAAGATAAAACGGGAAAGAGCACAaatgatcttcatcttctccattgtCTACTACGTGACCTCCGGCGAGGTCGCAACTTTGTCCAGCTCGTGCATCGCCGGACAGGAAGAAGATGTTTCAGATGCTTGGACCTGAAAACACTGGCAGACGCATTAGATGGTACAGTATCCTCATTGTcagaagttttctcgcaaaaaaagaaTAGAATATCGATCCGATGTACGCAGTGGTATCTGGTAATCAAAATCCATGGATCGTGTACCACCAGGGATGCGCACGTACGTAGGCGATCGCATCACTTGGGAAAAAAAATTAAAGCTTGTACCGTTATTGATCAATCGTACCTAGGTACGTGGTCAGTGGCATGCATGACGCACACGGCTCCGGCCGGTTCGACAAGAAAACCATGGGGAACCCGACCCGACGAACAACCAGTCGATCGATGGAGACCTACGCCCATAACCGGCCCGTGTGGGTGTGAGACCCAATTCCTGCGCCGGTGTCCGATCTGCTAGCCCGAAAAGCACGACCCAATCACGCCGCAATCTGGATTTGGGCCTAATTTACATCCAGACGGGCCCTCTCGTTGTCTGTTCTTGGGCCCGTGTGTCAGCCAGCCAATCCCCTCCGCCCGACCCATTTAATCTAAGCGTGTGGAAGGGGCCCGCATTCCAGCCACCCAGCCGTCCACCCGGTCCTTTGTAATGGCTCACACGTCAACTATGGAGAAAGATCATCCACAACTTCCACTGTCctttgttaaggcatatctctctcgatgtagtttttatgattgatgacaacatgtttgcggactaactGTGTGCTTTGAGCCTTCCAGAGATtaatcctttggcacgagacgatttctttcccctcggagtgtttttcaagtcggtgtagctctttcatttcttgtttggtggactagtttcgtaggagtcaccgttctataaagagggggtccgctttggtaaggtttgggtggaatcaacacgtacacatccttctatcaccctctgagcctttccgcttcaacTGGAGAGCTCGTTCCCCTTGCAGTTGTGTTGTTTTGTGTCCGAGcagtagtaccgcggtacccagcggtagtaccgtttgTGGTTCTCAGCCGCAGTACCGCTGCGGTATTAGGCTActaccgcgtcgattcgaggggGTCGCATCTCGTGTCGGGTTGAGCGGCACTTTGCAGCGGTAGTAGAAGCGGCAATACCGCTCgagggcagtagtaccgccctaccaccgcgacAGTACCACGCTGGGCACGATTCCTGCTCTCTCTTCAAGCCCTCCCAggttgggcggtagtaccgcaagggggagcggtagtaccgctgccacctgcggtagtaccgccctctgtaTGGCTGTTTTGAGGGTAACGGTTGGATGGgatccccttctataaaaggggtcctcttcttcttcgttgacttacctctttcccccaaaagcttcattaatgctccaagctccattttcgcccgatctctctccctagccaatcaaacttgttgatttactcgggattggttgagaaggccccgatctacacttccaccaaaagaaatttgattcccccaccaaTCCCTAGGATcctgttactcttgggtgtttgagcaccctagacggctgaggtcaccacggagccatagtccattgtggtgaagcttcgtggtgttgttgggagcctccgattaagttgtggagattgcctcaaccttgtttgtaaaggtccggtcgccgcctccaagggcaccgatactggaatcacggcatctcgtatTGTgtaagggcgtgaggagaatacggtggccctagtggcttcttaggaagcattgtgcctccacaccgctccaacagagactacttcccctcaaaaggaaggaacttcggtaacacatcctcgtcttcaccggctccattcttggttatctcgtacctttacttgtgaaaacttattagtgttacttctcttgcttgcttgtgtgcttgttgttgttgcataatataggttgctcacctagttgcacatctagacaacctactttgatacaaagtttaatttggtaaagaaaaactaaaaaatgttagttgcctattcacccccctctaggcaatcatatcgatcctttcacccttGCCATTACAAATTGCCTTCTTTGTCGCGCAAGTACCCGATCGAAGAGTAAAATATATCATCCGCCCCGTCACTGTCCTCCATCTCCTGTGGGAGCTGTTCGGCCATGGCACGGATTGCCCAGTTTTGCTCCCTAGCGGGGGCATGCGTTCTTATCCTTTGCCATGCCAGCGTGTGATTGCACGTCTACAACTTCGGTCATGAGGGCCGCCCGGGCCTCCTGCCTTCTCTGCCACGCACGGCGGGCACGCCGCACCACTGCCTCGATCGAGTTGTGAGCCATTGACCTCCGACTCGAAGCCCGATGCCATGGGgacgagactgttggaaatatacctTGAAGGCAgaaatattgtattattatatttccatgtttataattaagagtttatattatatgttataactgttgtgattctagaatatgcgattcagtgaaaaactcatatgcacatgttgAATGATAAATGATAAAATATGATCCtgaaatatgcgattcagtggaagaCTAGCTTATGTGTTGTTGATGGtcatgttttctggatcttaggatatcgttatgTGTAATGATAGTCATAAAACAACATTGAGAATATGATGTTGGAAAaacaatcatattgaatcgacccaaacttttttgttatactttgagatgcaACTGTCACAAGTCAATTGATATAACATGGAGAGTTGACGTGTGATTtaatttcttagaccatgagagtttGTAGCCACTTCTTACCACGGTgcactttggggttgctcaaatttcatctataacacggtgatcataacaacaacttacaggttcatcaaaAAGTTTGATAAGGGACTAAATAATTCACGAGAGGGATttgcttgtaacatcccaaaattctaaattttgaaatgttatattaaataaatagttttgattgtttgtttgattatggtgtggttgtttgtgtgaaattgagtgaaatttgaaactttttgacagttgaatgagagggaatgaaatgactttcccaaactttcaccttgcatttatgatcttcaTGAATTAAAATTCATTTCGTCACAAAagcctagagtgaagatgatatgacttcttccatttaaataaatgaaatgggttttgaaaagatttgaattccatttggttccaaattcggaaactttatgcaactcaatgagtgTCATGAgataagataaaatgacttcttcaaatgctaagaaagagagttgaaagtttcaaagaatcaaattgaaagtccctttgaagttattttgaaaacccactttcaatttggagttatttggttttattaaAATTACCtttttccaaaaataaaataaatggaaataggGTAAAATAATTCCCTACATTATAAACATAGAGAGAAatgagtttgaaatcattttggtattttaaaatatttttatttggtttttaaatgaaCCAATAGTACTATTTGCTTTACTTAAGTTTTTGTGGAAGTTATTTGCCgctgaaaatatgttcatgttttaggaaatctttttctgaaatttttgatatataatgtgcctatataaagttttattttattttcgttattcagttttccgatctgtttctatttaaaaaaactgtACATGCTGCTCATAATTATTTGTTGCCCACATGCGCAGCATAGTAGACAGGCCGGCCTgtattgtttttctttttattttctttaagGTTTAcaattttattatatttttttatttccaaaaaatAAAATTTCAGGAAAGGAAATATAAAAAAACTGCAGTGCAGTGTACGTGTGCGGCCGGGCCGAACTCTTAGCCCATGCACATGATCTTTTTCAATTTCATCTGCGTATCTAAAAAAAATGTATATATTTATttcacattgcctagcctttgactcctaaacctcttttccacttACAAATAGACCCATAGAGTCTTCAAAAATCATTCGATTCAGGTTAAattaatattttggtttgactagatttacTAAAGataaatatatttctcctctccggcgtgaATTGTGGAAGTCGTCTCCtctctccgaagtcgtcttttctccaccttataaaggtatctttcttcgtaGTTTTCTTATACTCACGTagcttattatttctagactagcaTAGTAGAATAATTAGATTACCAATTAAtctctgtatttatacattagacgtAAAAAAATTTTAGTCGTaactatttttcttccgtaaaacaccTTGGTCCTGATTTTTTTCAAATAGTTACAATTTTtgactcgtttatccaaattagataaaACCAATGCCTacattttcgtcttgattccatctatctagtgaatctatcaaaCAAACTTTTTGCAACTTTTAAATTTCGAatatttgttcagattcatattcaaactttttttgatcatatctttttatccat
This window contains:
- the LOC123128620 gene encoding uncharacterized protein translates to MSIALKSGPGLAGGGGGARFGRAARCGAYASPPASGGRGGSSGGRDSDSPAAAAQWEWDGEEVEGGDGEVQSNYKGPFDTMDALNEALPFRKGVSKFYNGKSGSFAKPPVAVIPSPPPVKGLPKPETPSPRKRKGLLPFSFKWGKAQSKEVYPEDDVADSPTTCRRMTLSPAATSSSGSNSGSDDEAQKLPSRRSHRKPGNAMGAYASPPAPRPPELLFPAHTRSQSMLELQDVSESTAMVSPRDKRRKN
- the LOC123131090 gene encoding xyloglucan endotransglucosylase/hydrolase protein 24, translated to MASSLPSSSCWHSMVLVAMLVVVVVDQMAMAYMYDDIEIVWGDDHSFFYMDDAGDDEILALCLDQTHGSGFHSKEAYLYARFDVDLMLVPDNSAGTVTTLYLMPEDVPWDYHDEVDLEFLGNVTGEPYTLHTNIFANGVGNREEQFRLWFDPAAGFHTYSIDWNPKRITILVDGVPIRSFRNKEEHGVPFPTWQKMRLHGSLWNADDWATQGGRVKTDWSEAPFFAHYRNLRVSWCRPPPGVAWCGDEPPGSTWFDRGLDAAALRRARDAHMIYDYCKDVQRYRWSGLPKECVVE